The sequence CAGCGTGGGCGCACCACAAATGGCGGCATCCTGATCTCTGAGCGCCGGTAGAGATGCTAGAGTCGGCTGGTGATGTCTAGGGAGCTACGCATGATCTGGGTCAACGAGCAAATTGATCCGTCTGGGATTATTTATTCCTGCATTGCCTGCTGTGATGAGGCTCAGGCTCAGGCCTGTCACCAAGAATTTCAAGACAACCTAACCGACGAGCAACGGGCAACGGGCTGGATTGCCCAACTGCGTCAGGTAGAGTCGTGGGAAGATGTGCCCGTCAATGCGCTGAAGCTAAGCTATTAGACTGCCTCCAGCGCTACAGGCTAGACCCGTCTCTAGCGGCTTGACTGCCGCCACCGCCACCGCTGATCGAGGAGGGTGCGGCTTAACACTCTGACCGGGTCATGGGTTTCACCAGAGAACAGGGCAAAATCTACAGGCCCCCAGGTTTGTTCAGCTTCTTCTGCTAGGGCCAGCAAGAACGGATCGTCAAGGGCGATGCGATGATCAAAGCGCAGGGTGAGTAGCGGCAGTCCTCGGTGACCGGCCCCCGTGACAATCCCCCAATCGTGCTGGTCTAACATCGCCTGAAGTGATTTACCGGCAGCGCGGCGAAAATGCTCTAGCTGCTGTTGTTTTTGTCTTAGTTCTTGCAGGAGTTGGTGGTTGGTCAACATCGTGCCTCTTCGCTAGTGGCAAGGGTAAAAACACCCTATATCCTGAGTGTAAGGGGCAGCCTAGCCTGTAGAGTTGAAGACTTTCTATTACTCTGTTGTTGTTGACTGTGTCGTTACTATTTTCTTTTTAGCGCTATGCCCAGTATTGAGTACATCAAACTTGACCAGTTCTTAAAGCAAATGCAGGCGGTTGGCACGGGAGGGCAGGCTAAGCTGATGATTCAGGATGGCGTGGTCAGGGTCAACGGCGATATTGAGACGCGGCGGGGACGCAAACTGGTGACGGGCGATCGCATTGAGCTAGAGGGGCAGACCTGGGTGGTTGACCTGGCTAACCTAGGGTAGTCGAGGCTGGCGGTGGGAAGAGGGCGATCGCCGTTGCTTGAGTAAAGTTCATAGATCTGTTAAGCCCCCTCGAATCTGGCCAGGAAAATGGGGATTGGATTGAGCGGGTATGAACAATAGAGCTAGATAAACTCGTCTAAAAACTGTTATTGGCTTTAAGAGTACTGTTATGGCGTTAAGCGATATTACAAAGGATCCAGCGGTTAAGGACAGAGTGGTGGCGGACTGTGCCCAACTCATCGATCGTCAGGTGGCGACCAAGGGCGGCCTAGGCGGCATGGCCCTTAAGGCCACCTATGGTGTGGTAAAAGGGGTAGGCGCAGGCTATATTCCTGGGGCGATTGAGCGCATCTTGCCGGAGGTTGTGGCCGCCCTAGAGCCAATGTGGGCCGAAGGGGTGCAGGCCGGCGATCCGGTGGCGTATTTGAGCCAAAATCAAGTTCAGGCCGCCGATGTCATTCTTGGTGTGACCGACAGCCGCATCGCCAATACCAACAATGGGTTGGTGAAGTCGTCGTACAGCAAACTGCGCCAGTCAGTCAAAGGCGATGTGGCGGGGGCCGTACCTGATCTGGCCCAGATTTTGGGTGCCTACAGCACGGTTGCCCAATAATCTAACTCTCAATGGGCTGAGAGCCAAGCCTGCCTTAGCCTTAGCCCATTGTTTGATAAAGCTGATCCCAGTAGGGCTCTGCAAATTTTACCAGCCAGTCTTTGATGTGATAGGTGGCGCGGCAGTCGTCTTCGTTGTAGCGCAGAATGGCGTCGAGATAGGTGCGATCGCCGGTTTCGGCCCAAGCGTTATACCAGCAGATCGACTGGGCTCCATTGGCTCCCTGATCGCGCCAGTCAAAGCCCATCCAGCGGGCGATGTGTTTGAGGGCGTAGCTCTCAATGGGTAGCGTCACCCCGTCGGTAATACATTTATGTATGTCAAAGAAGCGATCGAGCAGAGCCTCTATTTGGCGGTGGGGAGTGCCGTAGAGCTGCCCTAGCTTGCGCACCGTCTGTGCTTCGTAGGGGCAGAAGTGGTAGACCGGGGCGTGGGGATACGTGTGCACCAGATCGAGAAAATCATTCCAGGCGCGGCGCTCTTCGTGGTGGCTTTCGGCCAGTAGGGCATGAAAGTTGGTTTCGCCAGTGCGATGGTTAACCACCAGCACCCCATGGAGGTAGATCAGGTTTTGGTCAGGGGCCGCTTCGATGTCGAAGTAAAGTTCGATCTCACCTTCGGGCAAATCTTCAGGCCACAGGGGAAAGCCGTGGGGGGCGTGGGGGGCACTGCGGGGAATAGCCCGGTTGTCGCGCAGGGCCTGGGCCTGGTGTACCAGTTTTTCGGCTACCTGTTCGCCAAAGCCCGTTAGAGGAGCTAGGTAGGCGGGGCTGGCTTGGGCCAGGGCGGCCACGGTTGTGAGGTTGTGCTGTTTGAGAAACTCGTAGCGGGCCGGAGTGACGCCGGGCAGCAACGATAGGTGGCGGGTGGCTTGGGCTTCGGTGTAGCAGTGGCTAAACCAGTGGCACAGGTCGCAGCGACTGTGGGAAATAAACAATTCTGGGACGGTAACACCGCGTAGGTCGCGCAGGCAGTCGCTCAGCACCGTTTGTAGCTTAAGCACTAAGCGCCCGAGATCGATGCTGTACATTTGGCCACCACGGAGGGCCAAACAGCTGGCATCGGGCCAGACCCCTTGCACCCGCGACAACACGTAGGCGTGGTAGGCAGCGACTATTTGGTAGTCGAGCTTGGGTTTTTTACCAAGCTTAATATCGACGGGAACGTATACCCAGTTGCCCCAGCAAGACCAGCCAGGCTGCTTGATGAGTAGGTCGGGCTGGCTAACCAGCTGCACCCCGGGCAGGGCGGCATCGGCTACTAACACCCCTTGCTGAATGGCCTCAACTCCTTCTGCCATCAGATCTAGGGTGGCTTTGGCTCCGGTAGCCCAATCGCCGGAGTCAAATTCGGGTCGGTAGAGGGGGGAGTAGTCGGCAAACACTCGCTCTCGATGGCTCAGGCTGTCTTGGCGCAGTTTGAGCAGATAGTCAGAGGGAGGGGCTTGTTGGGCGCGATCGCCGTAAAGATCTAAAAACGCCCGCCGACTACAGCGCTGATAGTGAAACAGCACATCGTCGGTGATCCAGCGAATCAGCGGAAGATTGGGCGTGGTTACCTCAGGCGGAAGCTTCAGGGGACTGAGTGAGCCATCCCCTGAACTAAAACGTGACGGCAGGGGGTAACTAGCAGACAAAGCGCGTTGTGTGACAGAAAGTAAAACGAGAACCGAACGGGCTGATTGGCAGAGGCCTGTAAAAACCGGTGCGGAGCATGAGGTGGCAAAGAATGGCGCGCAAAGCGTGACTCAGCGATTTCTGTCGCTGATGCGTGTCAAACCAAAGCCAAAGAAGACCACAAGTCATGCCAACATTTAGGTCGTATAGACCAAAAAGACAGCGTTTACAACTACTCTAAAAGCTATGGTATACCCTATCGAGGTTTCCGGGGAGGCCGAGGTGGTTGTGGCCCAGCCAGGAGTCCTGGATGAGGGTGGCTGTGCGGTCGTTTAGACCGGTGAGGTGCCAAGCATGCTAAAAGACTGTGCTTGAAACAGCGGGTTCAAAAGGGCGATCGCCTACCTTAGAACTCCTAAAGGGGCTAAGGCAGTCCCTGTGGTATAGGGTTGAAAAGACCCCGAACCGAAGTCTTCAGCGTGAGCAATTCTCTGTCTAACCCATCGGTCGATAGCCTTGTGGCCCATCGCCAGCAGTTTCCGGCCCTAGTCGGCAAACAGTACTTCAACTATGGCGGTCAGGGGCCGATGGCCCAGGCTACCCTAGAGGCTATTTTTCAGGCCCACCGACAAATTCAAGCTGTGGGGCCGTTTTCAGGAGCGGCTAACCAGTGGATAAGCGCTGAAGCGGCCCAGACCAGAGCCGCGATCGCCAGTGAGCTAAACACCACCGCTGACACCATTGCCC is a genomic window of Nodosilinea sp. E11 containing:
- a CDS encoding glycogen debranching protein, which codes for MSRELRMIWVNEQIDPSGIIYSCIACCDEAQAQACHQEFQDNLTDEQRATGWIAQLRQVESWEDVPVNALKLSY
- a CDS encoding RNA-binding S4 domain-containing protein, whose translation is MPSIEYIKLDQFLKQMQAVGTGGQAKLMIQDGVVRVNGDIETRRGRKLVTGDRIELEGQTWVVDLANLG
- a CDS encoding DUF6918 family protein — its product is MALSDITKDPAVKDRVVADCAQLIDRQVATKGGLGGMALKATYGVVKGVGAGYIPGAIERILPEVVAALEPMWAEGVQAGDPVAYLSQNQVQAADVILGVTDSRIANTNNGLVKSSYSKLRQSVKGDVAGAVPDLAQILGAYSTVAQ
- a CDS encoding TM0106 family RecB-like putative nuclease encodes the protein MSASYPLPSRFSSGDGSLSPLKLPPEVTTPNLPLIRWITDDVLFHYQRCSRRAFLDLYGDRAQQAPPSDYLLKLRQDSLSHRERVFADYSPLYRPEFDSGDWATGAKATLDLMAEGVEAIQQGVLVADAALPGVQLVSQPDLLIKQPGWSCWGNWVYVPVDIKLGKKPKLDYQIVAAYHAYVLSRVQGVWPDASCLALRGGQMYSIDLGRLVLKLQTVLSDCLRDLRGVTVPELFISHSRCDLCHWFSHCYTEAQATRHLSLLPGVTPARYEFLKQHNLTTVAALAQASPAYLAPLTGFGEQVAEKLVHQAQALRDNRAIPRSAPHAPHGFPLWPEDLPEGEIELYFDIEAAPDQNLIYLHGVLVVNHRTGETNFHALLAESHHEERRAWNDFLDLVHTYPHAPVYHFCPYEAQTVRKLGQLYGTPHRQIEALLDRFFDIHKCITDGVTLPIESYALKHIARWMGFDWRDQGANGAQSICWYNAWAETGDRTYLDAILRYNEDDCRATYHIKDWLVKFAEPYWDQLYQTMG